Proteins from one Hirundo rustica isolate bHirRus1 chromosome 28, bHirRus1.pri.v3, whole genome shotgun sequence genomic window:
- the GFRA2 gene encoding GDNF family receptor alpha-2, which translates to MILANAFCIVLFVDEILRSLAGPPSPPGPAPPGWRAPVDCVRANELCAGEPGCSSRYRTLRQCLAGRDRNTMLANKECQAALEVLQESPLYDCRCKRGMKKELQCLQIYWSIHLGLAEGEEFYEASPYEPVTSRLSDIFRLASIFSGMDPATTSKSNHCLDAAKACNLNDNCKRLRSGYISTCSRELSPTEPCSRRKCHKALRQFFDRVPGEFTFRLLFCSCKDPACAERRRQTIVPSCSYEDKDKPNCLDLRGACRADHLCRSRLADFHTNCQATFQSLTSCPGDNFQACLGSYAGLIGFDITPNYVDASTTSITISPWCSCKGSGNMEEECEKFLRDFTENPCLRNAIQAFGNGTDVNLAPKNPNPAVTVLPKTEKSPALPDDVNDSNTAYDGSVLSTCSSLQEQGLKPNKSQEQSLCYSEAQLTTDVMPDQKTFTDPKAGSSRHREIRILLLIPVLIPALGL; encoded by the exons ATGATCCTGGCAAACGCCTTCTGCATCGTCCTCTTCGTCG ACGAGATCCTGCGCTCGCTGGCCGGGCCCCCATCGCccccggggccggccccgccgggctgGCGAGCGCCCGTGGACTGCGTGCGAGCCAACGAGCTGTGCGCGGGCGAGCCCGGCTGCAGCTCCCGCTACCGCACGCTGCGGCAGTGCCTGGCCGGGCGCGACAGGAACACCATGCTGGCCAACAAGGAGTGCCAGGCGGcgctggaggtgctgcaggagagccCCCTGTACGACTGCCGCTGCAAGAGGGGCATGAAAAAGGAGCTGCAGTGCCTTCAGATCTACTGGAGCATCCACCTGGGGCTGGCCGAAG GAGAGGAATTTTACGAAGCCTCCCCGTACGAGCCGGTCACCTCTCGTCTCTCTGACATATTCAGACTCGCTTCAATTTTCTCAG GAATGGACCCGGCCACCACCTCCAAGAGCAACCACTGCCTGGACGCGGCCAAGGCCTGCAACCTCAACGACAACTGCAAGCGCCTGCGCTCGGGGTACATCTCCACCTGCAGCCGGGAGCTGTCGCCCACCGAGCCCTGCAGCCGCCGCAAGTGCCACAAGGCGCTGCGCCAGTTCTTCGACCGCGTCCCCGGAGAGTTCACCTTCCGCCTGCTCTTCTGCTCCTGCAAGGACCCGGCCTGCGCCGAGCGCCGCCGCCAGACCATCGTCCCCTCCTGCTCCTACGAGGACAAGGACAAGCCCAACTGCCTGGACCTGCGCGGGGCGTGCCGGGCGGATCACCTGTGCAG aTCCCGGCTGGCCGATTTCCACACCAACTGCCAGGCCACCTTCCAGTCCCTGACCAGCTGTCCCGGGGACAACTTCCAGGCGTGCCTGGGCTCCTACGCGGGGCTCATCG GCTTTGACATCACCCCCAACTACGTGGACGCCAGCACCACCAGCATCACCATCTCGCCCTGGTGCTCCTGCAAAGGCAGCGGGAATATGGAGGAGGAGTGCGAGAAATTCCTGCGGGATTTCACGGAAAATCCCTGTCTCC gaAACGCCATCCAAGCTTTCGGGAACGGGACCGACGTCAACCTGgctcccaaaaatcccaatccCGCCGTGACGGTGCTTCCGAAGACGGAGAAGAGCCCGGCGCTGCCGGACGACGTCAACGACAGCAACACCGCCTACGACGGCAGCGTCCTCAGCACCTGCTCCTCGCTCCAG GAACAAGGCCTGAAGCCCAACAaatcccaggagcagagcctgtgCTACTCCGAG gccCAGCTGACCACGGATGTGATGCCGGACCAGAAAACTTTCACGGATCCCAAGGCGGGGAGCAGCCGGCACCGGGAGATCCGGATCCTGCTCCTCATTCCCGTCCTGATCCCGGCGCTGGGGCTATAG